A single genomic interval of Juglans regia cultivar Chandler chromosome 1, Walnut 2.0, whole genome shotgun sequence harbors:
- the LOC109006060 gene encoding transcription factor PIF1-like, whose protein sequence is MYHCVPDFEMDDDYSLPSSSGAARPRKSSLPQDEIVELLWQNGQVVMQSQNQRSMRVSPPSKYSDAVIPAEQSAAREIRSSQQEQESAEHQHQNLFMQEDEMTSWLHYPLVDDDPALDHNFCADLLYPPLNQSNNIGNNNTNPTIRTSSVTELRPAVTGGVGASRPPIPPARMTELADSKMQNFMHFSGHKARFIGGVDQTEPSSSKSMVVVRESTVVDSSDTPVAGPESWARSAAEASDFGDRGCATLSCGDGAGTSSAGAAAKEMMSCEVTVTSSPGCSSASGEPSLKPPAEDRKRKGRNAEDADCHCEDAEFESGDTKKRVRGSTSTKRSRAAEVHNLSERRRRDRINEKMRALQELIPRCNKSDKASMLDEAIEYLKSLQLQVQMMSMGCGMVPMMFPGVQQYMPAMGMGIGLGMGMEMGINRPMIPFPNLLAGSALPTSAAAAHLGPRFPMPAFHMPPVPAPDPSGIQATNQSEQMLHSIGTQHTSQPRFPNFVDPYQQYIATHQMQLPIPQNQVLAHQPSSSKPSTSRGPENLENHQSGTR, encoded by the exons ATGTATCACTGCGTTCCTGATTTTGAAATGGACGACGATTATTCCCTCCCCTCATCGTCTGGCGCTGCTCGCCCCAGAAAATCGTCCTT GCCCCAAGATGAGATCGTGGAGCTGTTGTGGCAAAACGGCCAGGTGGTGATGCAGAGCCAGAACCAGAGGTCGATGAGAGTATCTCCACCTTCCAAATACAGCGACGCTGTGATCCCTGCAGAGCAATCAGCGGCCAGGGAGATCCGATCCTCACAACAGGAGCAAGAATCGGCCGAACACCAACACCAGAATCTATTCATGCAAGAAGACGAAATGACCTCGTGGCTTCACTACCCTCTTGTCGACGACGACCCTGCCTTGGACCACAATTTCTGCGCCGACCTTCTGTATCCTCCGCTTAATCAGAGTAACAATATCGGTAATAACAACACTAACCCTACCATCCGTACGAGCAGCGTCACGGAGCTCCGTCCGGCGGTGACGGGAGGGGTGGGTGCATCGAGGCCGCCGATACCGCCGGCGAGGATGACGGAGCTGGCTGACTCGAAGATGCAGAACTTCATGCACTTTTCGGGGCACAAGGCCAGGTTTATTGGAGGAGTTGACCAAACGGAGCCGTCGAGCTCGAAGAGCATGGTGGTGGTGAGGGAATCGACGGTGGTAGACTCAAGCGACACACCGGTGGCTGGACCAGAATCTTGGGCGAGGAGCGCGGCGGAGGCGTCCGACTTCGGTGATAGGGGTTGCGCGACCTTGAGCTGTGGTGATGGGGCGGGCACGTCGTCCGCAGGAGCTGCTGCGAAGGAGATGATGTCGTGTGAGGTGACCGTGACGTCATCACCGGGATGCTCCAGCGCCAGCGGTGAACCGTCTTTGAAGCCGCCAGCTGAAGATCGCAAGCGCAAAGGAAGAAATGCCGAAGACGCCGACTGCCATTGTGAG GATGCCGAGTTTGAATCTGGGGACACAAAGAAACGGGTTCGTGGATCAACATCTACGAAGAGATCCCGTGCCGCAGAGGTCCACAACCTTTCAGAGAGG AGACGTCGAGATAGGATAAATGAGAAGATGAGGGCTTTGCAAGAACTCATACCTCGTTGCAACAAG tcAGACAAAGCTTCAATGCTGGATGAGGCGATTGAGTATTTGAAATCACTTCAGTTGCAAGTACAG atgatgtCTATGGGTTGTGGCATGGTCCCCATGATGTTTCCTGGTGTCCAGCAGTATATGCCAGCAATGGGGATGGGAATTGGGTTGGGCATGGGCATGGAAATGGGCATCAATCGGCCCATGATACCCTTTCCCAATTTGTTAGCTGGTTCAGCATTGCCAACATCAGCTGCAGCAGCTCATCTGGGACCACGATTCCCAATGCCGGCTTTTCATATGCCACCTGTTCCTGCACCTGATCCTTCCGGAATTCAAGCAACCAACCAGTCAGAACAAATGCTACACTCAATTGGTACACAGCACACAAGCCAGCCACGGTTCCCAAATTTTGTTGATCCTTATCAGCAGTATATTGCTACCCATCAGATGCAGTTGCCAATACCACAG AATCAAGTGCTGGCTCATCAGCCAAGTAGTAGCAAGCCAAGCACCAGTAGGGGACCTGAAAATCTTGAGAATCACCAATCAG GTACAAGATAG